One part of the Magnetococcus sp. PR-3 genome encodes these proteins:
- the rpmD gene encoding 50S ribosomal protein L30 has translation MADMIKVKLVRSPIGRPEKHKRIVTSLGLTKMNRVKELPDNDAIRGQIKKISHLVAVVD, from the coding sequence ATGGCCGATATGATCAAAGTAAAGCTGGTACGGTCTCCCATTGGTCGTCCCGAGAAGCATAAGCGTATTGTGACTTCTTTGGGTTTGACCAAGATGAACCGTGTGAAGGAACTTCCCGACAACGACGCCATCCGTGGACAGATCAAAAAGATCAGCCACTTGGTGGCCGTGGTCGATTAA
- the rplO gene encoding 50S ribosomal protein L15: MKLNEIPAVPGNGQSKNRVGRGPASGNGKTAGRGHKGQKARSGGYHKSGFEGGQMPLQRRLPKRGFTNFTRKEYSIVQVEALEKFFDAGSEVTAEALREKGLLGKKAKSGIKLLANGEITKAITVHVDKASASAIAKMEAAGGKVVLAEVATPEGEA; encoded by the coding sequence ATGAAATTGAACGAAATTCCCGCCGTACCCGGCAATGGTCAGAGCAAGAACCGTGTAGGTCGTGGTCCGGCCAGCGGTAACGGCAAAACTGCAGGTCGTGGTCACAAGGGTCAAAAAGCCCGTAGTGGCGGCTACCACAAAAGCGGTTTTGAGGGCGGTCAGATGCCCTTACAACGTCGTTTGCCAAAGCGTGGTTTTACGAACTTCACCCGTAAAGAGTATTCCATCGTTCAGGTGGAAGCTCTGGAGAAGTTCTTTGACGCTGGTAGCGAAGTGACTGCCGAGGCTCTGCGTGAGAAGGGTCTGCTGGGCAAAAAAGCCAAAAGCGGCATCAAGCTGCTGGCCAACGGTGAAATTACCAAGGCCATTACTGTCCATGTGGACAAGGCCTCTGCATCAGCCATCGCTAAGATGGAAGCTGCCGGTGGTAAAGTTGTGCTAGCCGAAGTGGCGACCCCTGAAGGGGAAGCTTAA
- the rplR gene encoding 50S ribosomal protein L18 — MAKDRNQARKARSARVRTRIKKVQGERPRLSVFRSARHIYAQIIDDNQGRTLVSASTVEKSLRDEVKNGGNADAAALIGKRIAEKAKEQNITEVVFDRGGFLYHGRTKALAEAAREAGLNF, encoded by the coding sequence ATGGCTAAGGATCGAAATCAAGCGAGAAAGGCCCGCAGCGCCCGCGTGCGCACGAGGATCAAGAAGGTACAGGGTGAACGTCCCCGTCTTTCGGTCTTCCGTAGCGCCCGTCATATCTACGCTCAGATCATTGATGACAATCAGGGTCGTACCCTGGTATCTGCCTCTACGGTAGAAAAGTCTCTGCGCGATGAGGTGAAGAACGGCGGAAACGCGGATGCGGCAGCCTTAATTGGTAAACGTATCGCTGAGAAGGCGAAAGAACAGAACATCACAGAAGTGGTGTTCGACCGCGGTGGCTTCCTTTATCACGGCCGTACAAAGGCCCTGGCCGAAGCAGCCCGTGAAGCCGGGTTGAACTTCTAA
- the rpsE gene encoding 30S ribosomal protein S5 — MSQRDRKGQDNNYENESEFIEKLVAIKRTAKVVKGGSRFNFSAIVVVGDGKGSVGYGLGKAKEVPEAIRKATEQAQKQMIKVEIKDSRTLYHEIVGRFGAGRVVLRPASAGTGIIAGGSMRPIFEAVGISDVLAKSTGTSNPHNLIKATFAALQSINPPNRVAAKRGMSTKNVRICD; from the coding sequence ATGAGTCAACGTGATAGAAAAGGCCAAGACAACAATTACGAGAACGAGAGTGAGTTCATCGAAAAGTTGGTTGCCATCAAACGTACCGCTAAGGTCGTTAAAGGTGGTAGTCGCTTTAACTTTTCCGCCATTGTGGTGGTAGGAGATGGCAAAGGCTCTGTGGGTTATGGTCTGGGTAAGGCCAAAGAGGTGCCTGAGGCCATTCGTAAGGCAACCGAGCAAGCCCAAAAGCAGATGATCAAAGTAGAAATCAAAGATAGCCGTACGTTATACCATGAGATCGTAGGTCGTTTCGGTGCCGGTCGTGTGGTATTACGCCCTGCTTCTGCTGGTACGGGGATCATCGCTGGTGGTTCTATGCGTCCTATCTTTGAAGCTGTTGGGATCAGTGATGTGCTGGCCAAATCGACCGGTACCTCCAACCCCCACAACCTGATCAAAGCGACCTTCGCTGCATTGCAAAGCATCAACCCACCAAACCGGGTTGCAGCTAAGCGCGGCATGTCCACCAAAAACGTCCGCATCTGCGACTAA